One genomic segment of Echeneis naucrates chromosome 18, fEcheNa1.1, whole genome shotgun sequence includes these proteins:
- the ccdc149a gene encoding coiled-coil domain-containing protein 149-A isoform X1, giving the protein MQSSKRSESDWQGLVSEFLVCKRKLESKKEALLILSKELDTCQQERDQYKLMANQLRERHQGLKKKYRELIDGDPSLPPEKRNQVNLAQLLRDSRERAKRHAEELKEVTQRLAEAQGDNKLLRMAITRQRLGDEEVGVRHFPAHEREDLVRQLEGAGRQMEEMEHNMKALTDELQDVKAERNVFREKADRLNVELNHILGNRDARIIDVDALCMENKYLHERFSHLQEEVNLLKSNIMKYKTALERRKNSSTYGKSNSSPLTGVLSAKQVQEMLLEEQGCSLPATPQSISDLKSLATALLETIHEKNLVIQHQRHTNRILGNRVADLERKLKTLEVSGLWSLPGTRDSVTLNENLQPELHPTRVTSQPNNQLRVQPPKVVSDDRSSHESPWECHSAGSDIGTDGREDTPALLSSLEPFAGMETNGIDRRRGDIVTLAEDGAALEEGRSPVEEAGHEVEGAEVEELGCTVEEGEEAALALDILPTESEPPWLPIEQASANHSEVECQSCETQDSDSNIPEHVEASLSVLEQQGTEVTCTVESAQSDSCHSDNVA; this is encoded by the exons TTCCTGGTGTGTAAGCGTAAACTGGAGAGTAAGAAAGAAGCCCTGCTCATTCTTTCTAAAGAGCTGGATACCTGTCAGCAGGAACGAGACCAGTACAAGCTGATGGCCAACCAGCTGAGGGAGCGTCACCAGGGACTCAAGAAGAAGTACAGAGAGCTCATT GATGGTGATCCATCTTTACCACCAGAAAAACGCAATCAG gtgaACCTAGCTCAGCTGTTAAGGGACTCAAGAGAGCGAGCGAAGCGACATGCTGAGGAGTTGAAGGAAGTGACTCAGAGGCTTGCGGAGGCCCAGGGGGACAATAAG ctcCTGAGAATGGCCATTACTCGACAAAGGCTTGGGGATGAAGAGGTGGGGGTGCGACACTTCCCTGCCCATGAGCGTGAGGACCTGGTTCGCCAGCTAGAGGGAGCAGGGCGTCAG atggaggagatggagcaCAACATGAAGGCTCTGACAGACGAGCTACAGGATGTAAAGGCAGAGCGCAATGTGTTCAGAGAAAAGGCCGACCGACTCAACGTAGAGCTCAACCACATCCTGGGCAACCGGGATGCTCGAATCATTGATGTGGACGCCCTCTGTATGGAGAacaa GTACTTACACGAGCGTTTCAGTCACCTCCAGGAGGAGGTGAATCTGCTAAAATCCAACATCATGAAGTACAAG acagctcttgagaggagaaaaaactcCAGCACATATGGGAAATCAAACAGCAGTCCCCTCACTGGAGTCCTCTCTGCCAAACaag ttCAAGAAATGCTCTTGGAAGAGCAGGGCTGCAGCCTGCCAGCCACACCTCAGTCCATCTCTGACCTCAAGTCCCTGGCCACTGCTCTGCTGGAGACAATCCATGAGAAGAATCTAGTCATCCAGCACCAGAGGCACACCAACAG GATCCTTGGAAACAGGGTTGCAGATTTAGAGAGAAAGTTGAAGACATTGGAGGTTTCGGGACTGTGGAGCCTTCCAG GAACACGAGACAGTGTCACACTGAATGAAAACCTTCAACCAGAGCTTCATCCAACACGCGTCACATCTCAGCCAAACAATCAGCTCAGAGTGCAGCCACCCAAAG TTGTGTCAGACGACAGGAGTTCACATGAATCACCATGGGAATGCCACTCCGCTGGCAGCGACATTGGCACAGATGGCAGGGAAGACACACCTGCCCTGCTCAGCAGTCTGGAGCCTTTTGCAGGGATGGAGACGAATGGGATTGACAGGAGAAGAGGAGACATAGTGACCCTGGCTGAAGATGGAGCTGCCTTAGAGGAGGGGCGGAGTCCTGTGGAAGAGGCGGGCCATGAGGTAGAAGGGGCCGAAGTTGAAGAACTAGGTTGCAcagtggaggagggagaagaggcgGCCCTGGCATTGGACATTCTGCCCACTGAATCAGAGCCTCCATGGCTTCCAATCGAACAAGCCTCTGCCAATCATTCAGAGGTGGAGTGTCAGTCCTGTGAAACCCAGGACAGTGACTCTAACATACCTGAACATGTAGAAGCATCTTTGTCAGTTCTGGAGCAGCAGGGCACAGAGGTGACATGTACAGTGGAAAGTGCACAGAGTGATAGCTGTCATAGTGATAATGTGGCATGA
- the ccdc149a gene encoding coiled-coil domain-containing protein 149-A isoform X2, which yields MQSSKRSESDWQGLVSEERDQYKLMANQLRERHQGLKKKYRELIDGDPSLPPEKRNQVNLAQLLRDSRERAKRHAEELKEVTQRLAEAQGDNKLLRMAITRQRLGDEEVGVRHFPAHEREDLVRQLEGAGRQMEEMEHNMKALTDELQDVKAERNVFREKADRLNVELNHILGNRDARIIDVDALCMENKYLHERFSHLQEEVNLLKSNIMKYKTALERRKNSSTYGKSNSSPLTGVLSAKQVQEMLLEEQGCSLPATPQSISDLKSLATALLETIHEKNLVIQHQRHTNRILGNRVADLERKLKTLEVSGLWSLPGTRDSVTLNENLQPELHPTRVTSQPNNQLRVQPPKVVSDDRSSHESPWECHSAGSDIGTDGREDTPALLSSLEPFAGMETNGIDRRRGDIVTLAEDGAALEEGRSPVEEAGHEVEGAEVEELGCTVEEGEEAALALDILPTESEPPWLPIEQASANHSEVECQSCETQDSDSNIPEHVEASLSVLEQQGTEVTCTVESAQSDSCHSDNVA from the exons GAACGAGACCAGTACAAGCTGATGGCCAACCAGCTGAGGGAGCGTCACCAGGGACTCAAGAAGAAGTACAGAGAGCTCATT GATGGTGATCCATCTTTACCACCAGAAAAACGCAATCAG gtgaACCTAGCTCAGCTGTTAAGGGACTCAAGAGAGCGAGCGAAGCGACATGCTGAGGAGTTGAAGGAAGTGACTCAGAGGCTTGCGGAGGCCCAGGGGGACAATAAG ctcCTGAGAATGGCCATTACTCGACAAAGGCTTGGGGATGAAGAGGTGGGGGTGCGACACTTCCCTGCCCATGAGCGTGAGGACCTGGTTCGCCAGCTAGAGGGAGCAGGGCGTCAG atggaggagatggagcaCAACATGAAGGCTCTGACAGACGAGCTACAGGATGTAAAGGCAGAGCGCAATGTGTTCAGAGAAAAGGCCGACCGACTCAACGTAGAGCTCAACCACATCCTGGGCAACCGGGATGCTCGAATCATTGATGTGGACGCCCTCTGTATGGAGAacaa GTACTTACACGAGCGTTTCAGTCACCTCCAGGAGGAGGTGAATCTGCTAAAATCCAACATCATGAAGTACAAG acagctcttgagaggagaaaaaactcCAGCACATATGGGAAATCAAACAGCAGTCCCCTCACTGGAGTCCTCTCTGCCAAACaag ttCAAGAAATGCTCTTGGAAGAGCAGGGCTGCAGCCTGCCAGCCACACCTCAGTCCATCTCTGACCTCAAGTCCCTGGCCACTGCTCTGCTGGAGACAATCCATGAGAAGAATCTAGTCATCCAGCACCAGAGGCACACCAACAG GATCCTTGGAAACAGGGTTGCAGATTTAGAGAGAAAGTTGAAGACATTGGAGGTTTCGGGACTGTGGAGCCTTCCAG GAACACGAGACAGTGTCACACTGAATGAAAACCTTCAACCAGAGCTTCATCCAACACGCGTCACATCTCAGCCAAACAATCAGCTCAGAGTGCAGCCACCCAAAG TTGTGTCAGACGACAGGAGTTCACATGAATCACCATGGGAATGCCACTCCGCTGGCAGCGACATTGGCACAGATGGCAGGGAAGACACACCTGCCCTGCTCAGCAGTCTGGAGCCTTTTGCAGGGATGGAGACGAATGGGATTGACAGGAGAAGAGGAGACATAGTGACCCTGGCTGAAGATGGAGCTGCCTTAGAGGAGGGGCGGAGTCCTGTGGAAGAGGCGGGCCATGAGGTAGAAGGGGCCGAAGTTGAAGAACTAGGTTGCAcagtggaggagggagaagaggcgGCCCTGGCATTGGACATTCTGCCCACTGAATCAGAGCCTCCATGGCTTCCAATCGAACAAGCCTCTGCCAATCATTCAGAGGTGGAGTGTCAGTCCTGTGAAACCCAGGACAGTGACTCTAACATACCTGAACATGTAGAAGCATCTTTGTCAGTTCTGGAGCAGCAGGGCACAGAGGTGACATGTACAGTGGAAAGTGCACAGAGTGATAGCTGTCATAGTGATAATGTGGCATGA